One window from the genome of Nicotiana sylvestris chromosome 9, ASM39365v2, whole genome shotgun sequence encodes:
- the LOC138878091 gene encoding uncharacterized protein has protein sequence MVPPISTIDILYIPQKVVKGQALVDFLADHPIPNDRELTDELPDEDAIVVEVQPPWKMYFDGAAHRGGAGAGVVFVTPQGEVLPYSFILTQLCSNNVAEYQALILGLEMVVDMKQLQLQVFGDSHDVTIQYVPRKENKKVDALASLASSLALPDQAQVTVCQKWVVPPPNEVKGEDNELKHLVAVSEVEKEE, from the exons atggtacctccaatttcaacaatcgatattttgtacatccctcaaaaggttgtaaaaggacaagcattggtagacttcttggcagatcatccgaTACCTAATGACCgggagctaactgatgaactacctgatgaggacgcaatagtcgttgaagttcaacctccatggaagatgtactttgatggtgctgcgcatcgtgggggagccggggctggcgtagtatttgtcactcctcAAGGTGAAGTTTTGCCCTACTCCTTCATCTtgacacaactctgttccaacaatgttgctgaatatcaagcattaatacttgggcttgaaatggtcGTTGATATGAAacaattgcaattgcaagtctttggtgactccca cgatgtgactattcagtatgtaccaaggaaagaaaataagaaggttgATGCTCTAGCTTCTCTAGCTTCATCATTAGCCTTGCCTGACCAAGCGCAAGTTAccgtctgccaaaaatgggtagtaccacCGCCAAATGAGGTCAAAGGTGAAGATAacgaactcaagcatcttgttgctgtttctgaagttgagaaagaagaatag